The following coding sequences lie in one Hyalangium ruber genomic window:
- a CDS encoding Stp1/IreP family PP2C-type Ser/Thr phosphatase, with product MRIEVAGLTHVGMKRNHNEDNYLLLPEENLCCVADGMGGHSSGEIASKIAVEELGEFFKMTSRDADATWPFKMDKTRNYDENRLATGIKLANSRIFEKASSDSKYKGMGTTIVTVHFANSTAYVGHVGDSRVYFFREGTLKQVTEDHSLLNDYLKAKKLSPEEIENFPHKNVIVRALGMKESVVVDVARLEPKEGDIFLLCSDGLSGMVTDPQIQEVLSRTTELEKACSQLIDLANAAGGNDNVTCVLARYHNH from the coding sequence ATGCGCATCGAGGTAGCAGGCCTTACCCACGTCGGGATGAAGCGCAACCACAACGAGGACAACTACCTCCTGTTGCCGGAGGAGAACCTCTGCTGTGTCGCCGACGGCATGGGCGGACACTCCTCTGGAGAGATCGCCTCGAAGATCGCCGTGGAGGAATTGGGCGAGTTCTTCAAGATGACGTCGCGGGACGCGGACGCGACGTGGCCGTTCAAGATGGACAAGACGCGCAACTACGATGAGAACCGGCTGGCCACCGGCATCAAGCTCGCCAACTCGCGCATCTTCGAGAAGGCCAGCAGCGACTCGAAGTACAAGGGCATGGGCACCACCATCGTCACGGTGCACTTCGCCAACTCCACGGCGTACGTGGGGCACGTGGGCGACAGCCGCGTGTACTTCTTCCGCGAGGGCACGCTCAAGCAGGTGACCGAGGACCACTCGCTGCTCAACGACTACCTCAAGGCCAAGAAGCTCTCGCCGGAGGAGATCGAGAACTTCCCCCACAAGAACGTGATTGTCCGCGCGTTGGGGATGAAGGAATCGGTGGTGGTGGACGTGGCGCGGCTGGAGCCCAAGGAAGGCGACATCTTCCTGCTGTGCTCGGACGGCCTGTCGGGCATGGTGACGGATCCGCAGATCCAGGAGGTGCTCTCGCGCACCACGGAGCTGGAGAAGGCGTGCTCCCAGCTCATCGACCTGGCGAACGCTGCGGGCGGCAACGACAACGTCACCTGCGTGCTGGCCCGCTACCACAACCACTGA